A window of the Canis aureus isolate CA01 chromosome 29, VMU_Caureus_v.1.0, whole genome shotgun sequence genome harbors these coding sequences:
- the SEC23IP gene encoding SEC23-interacting protein isoform X2, whose product MAERKPNGGGGAASTSSSGTNLLFSSSATEFSFNVPFIPVTQAAAVSASLLLPGEDSTDVGEEDSFLGQTSAHTSTPQTFSYFSQVSSSSDPFGNIGQSPLTTVATSAGHSAFSKSPAALPFTTGSQDVLNACSPSISKAQYGAPPSSQMGMNTYLPSQPSSLPPSNFGSPPQGTPQQGHNPYRHTPVSSRANPYIAPPQLQQCHTQGHPTHPPPPGPPVQMYQMPVGSLPPIPPSVPSGLSPPTQQQALARPAGPSVHAPPFLLQNQYEPVQPHWFYCKEVEYKQLWMPFSVFDSLNLEEIYNSVQPDPESVVLGTDGGRYDVYLYDRVRKAVYWEEEPAEVRRCTWFYKGDTDSRFIPYTEEFSEKLEAEYKKAVTTNQWHRRLEFPSGETIVMHNPKVIVQFQPSSVPDEWGTTQDGQTRPRVVKRGIDDNLDEIPDGEMPRVDHLVFMVHGIGPVCDLRFRSIIECVDDFRVVSLKLLQTHFKKSLDDRKVSRVEFLPVHWHSSLGGDATGVDRNIKKITLPSIGRFRHFTNETLLDILFYNSPTYCQTIVEKVRMEINRLHALFMSRNPDFKGGVSVAGHSLGSLILFDILSNQKDLNLSKSPGPFAVANGVVKQPHFQEKQIPEEPKLTLDESCDLDIENEEVLSLQETLEALSLSEYVSIFEKEKIDMESLLMCTVDDLKEMGIPLGPRKKIANFVKQKAVKLEQKKAASEKKAVMAASTKGQEESGQKAKEMASLPSESNESKRKLPVGAYVSSVHVDYESFEVGTGQVSVVYNSLDFEPEIFFALGSPIGMFLTIRGVDRIDENYRLPTCKGFFNIYHPLDPVAYRLEPMIVPDLDLKAVLIPHHKGRKRLHLELKDSLSRMGSDLKQGFISSLKSAWQTLNEFARAHTSSTQLQEELEKVAHQIKEEEEKQVVEEKIVESPDFSKDEDYLGKVGMLNGGRRIDYVLQEKPIESFNEYLFALQSHLCYWESEDTALLLLKEIYRTMNISPEQPQH is encoded by the exons AGGATTccacagatgttggtgaggaggACAGCTTCCTTGGTCAGACTTCTGCTCACACATCTACCCCACAGACATTTAGTTACTTCTCTCAGGTATCAAGCAGTAGTGATCCTTTTGGGAATATTGGACAGTCACCGTTAACGACTGTGGCAACATCAGCTGGACATTCAGCATTCTCCAAGTCCCCAGCTGCTCTCCCTTTCACAACCGGATCCCAAGATGTGTTGAATGCATGTTCACCATCCATTTCGAAGGCTCAGTATGGTGCTCCACCTTCTTCACAGATGGGAATGAATACTTATCTGCCTTCTCAGCCGAGTAGTCTCCCTCCTTCCAATTTTGGGAGCCCACCGCAAGGAACACCCCAACAGGGACATAATCCGTATCGTCATACCCCTGTGAGCAGCCGGGCTAATCCTTATATTGCACCACCACAGCTGCAACAGTGCCATACACAAGGTCATCccacccatcctccaccccccgGACCCCCTGTTCAGATGTACCAGATGCCTGTAGGATCTCTGCCACCG ATTCCTCCTTCAGTGCCATCAGGGTTGAGCCCTCCAACGCAACAGCAGGCACTTGCTAGACCTGCAGGTCCCTCTGTGCACGCGCCACCTTTTCTACTTCAGAACCAGTACGAACCTGTTCAGCCCCATTGGTTTTACTGCAAGGAGGTAGAATACAAACAGCTATGGATGCCTTTCAGTGTGTTTGACTCTTTGAATCTTGAAGAAATCTATAATTCAG TCCAGCCAGATCCCGAGAGCGTCGTTCTAGGCACGGATGGAGGGCGCTATGATGTTTATCTCTATGATCGAGTAAGGAAGGCCGTGTACTGGGAGGAGGAGCCCGCTGAAGTGAGACGCTGTACTTGGTTTTACAAAGGGGACACAGACAGCAGATTTATTCCCTATACAGAGGAGTTCAGTGAAAAATTAGAG GCTGAATATAAAAAAGCAGTGACCACGAATCAGTGGCACCGTAGATTAGAATTCCCAAGTGGAGAAACAATCGTTATGCACAATCCAAAG GTTATTGTCCAGTTCCAGCCTTCATCGGTACCAGATGAATGGGGAACCACACAAGATGGACAGACAAGGCCCAGGGTTGTAAAGCGTGGGATTGATGATAACCTTGATGAGATTCCTGATG GGGAAATGCCTCGGGTTGATCATTTGGTGTTCATGGTACATGGGATTGGACCTGTGTGTGACTTGCGCTTTAGAAGCATTATTGAATGTG tgGATGATTTTAGGGTGGTTTCTCTGAAATTGCTGCAGACACATTTCAAGAAATCTTTAGACGATCGGAAAGTAAGCAGAGTGGAATTCCTTCCTGTTCATTGGCATAGTTCCTTGGGTGGGGATGCCACAGGTGTTGACAG gaatattaagaaaatcactttACCAAGTATTGGTCGGTTTCGTCACTTTACCAATGAAACCTtgctagatattttattttacaatagccCCACCTACTGTCAGACGATTGTGGAGAAAGTGAGAATGGAGATAAACCGCCTGCATGCACTATTTATGAGTCGGAATCCAGACTTCAAAGGAGGAGTCTCTGTTGCTGGTCACAGTTTAG gttctttaATATTGTTTGACATCCtgtctaatcaaaaagatttgaatttGTCAAAGTCTCCTGGACCTTTTGCTGTTGCTAATGGAGTTGTGAAGCAGCCACATTTTCAGGAAAAACAG atACCTGAAGAGCCAAAGTTGACTTTGGATGAGTCCTGTGACCTTGACATTGAAAATGAAGAAGTCTTAAGTTTGCAAGAAACTCTGGAAgcacttagcctctctgaatATGTTAgcatatttgaaaaggaaaagattgataTGGAATCTCTG cttaTGTGTACAGTTGATGACCTGAAGGAAATGGGCATACCTCTTGGACCCAGAAAGAAGATAGCTAACTTTGTAAAACAGAAAGCAGTTAAACTG GAACAGAAAAAAGCAGCATCAGAAAAGAAGGCAGTGATGGCGGCTTCGACAAAGGGACAAGAGGAGAGTGGCCAGAAGGCTAAAGAAATGGCTTCTCTTCCCTCAGAATCTAACGAGTCCAAAAGGAAACTTCCAGTTGGTGCTTATGTGTCTTCTGTGCATGTTGATTATGAATCTTTTGAAGTTGGCACTGGACAG gTTTCTGTTGTTTACAACTCATTAGACTTTGAACCAGAGATTTTCTTTGCCTTGGGATCTCCAATTGGTATGTTCCTCACTATTCGAGGAGTGGATAGGATAGATGAGAACTACAGGCTTCCTACGTGTAAAGGATTCTTCAATATTTATCATCCA CTTGATCCAGTGGCGTATAGATTAGAGCCTATGATTGTTCCAGATTTGGACCTGAAAGCAGTTCTCATTCCACAtcacaaaggcagaaaaagacttcatttag AGTTGAAAGACAGTCTCTCTCGTATGGGATCTGATTTGAAGCAGGGTTTTATTAGCTCCCTGAAAAGCGCTTGGCAGACATTAAACGAATTTGCCCGCGCTCACACCTCTTCAACTCAGCTGCAAGAAGAACTGGAAAAAGTGGCCCATCaaatcaaagaagaagaagaaaaacaagtagTTGAAG AAAAGATTGTTGAAAGTCCAGATTTTTCCAAGGATGAGGACTACTTAGGAAAGGTTGGAATGCTAAACGGAGGCCGCCGAATTGACTACGTTCTTCAAGAAAAGCCAATAGAGAGTTTTAATGAATATCTTTTCGCTCTTCAGAGTCATTTGTGCTATTG GGAATCTGAAGATACTGCCCTGTTGTTACTTAAAGAAATTTATCGAACAATGAACATTAGTCCAGAACAGCCCCAGCATTGA
- the SEC23IP gene encoding SEC23-interacting protein isoform X1, whose translation MAERKPNGGGGAASTSSSGTNLLFSSSATEFSFNVPFIPVTQAAAVSASLLLPGEDSTDVGEEDSFLGQTSAHTSTPQTFSYFSQVSSSSDPFGNIGQSPLTTVATSAGHSAFSKSPAALPFTTGSQDVLNACSPSISKAQYGAPPSSQMGMNTYLPSQPSSLPPSNFGSPPQGTPQQGHNPYRHTPVSSRANPYIAPPQLQQCHTQGHPTHPPPPGPPVQMYQMPVGSLPPIPPSVPSGLSPPTQQQALARPAGPSVHAPPFLLQNQYEPVQPHWFYCKEVEYKQLWMPFSVFDSLNLEEIYNSVQPDPESVVLGTDGGRYDVYLYDRVRKAVYWEEEPAEVRRCTWFYKGDTDSRFIPYTEEFSEKLEAEYKKAVTTNQWHRRLEFPSGETIVMHNPKVIVQFQPSSVPDEWGTTQDGQTRPRVVKRGIDDNLDEIPDGEMPRVDHLVFMVHGIGPVCDLRFRSIIECVDDFRVVSLKLLQTHFKKSLDDRKVSRVEFLPVHWHSSLGGDATGVDRNIKKITLPSIGRFRHFTNETLLDILFYNSPTYCQTIVEKVRMEINRLHALFMSRNPDFKGGVSVAGHSLGSLILFDILSNQKDLNLSKSPGPFAVANGVVKQPHFQEKQIPEEPKLTLDESCDLDIENEEVLSLQETLEALSLSEYVSIFEKEKIDMESLLMCTVDDLKEMGIPLGPRKKIANFVKQKAVKLEQKKAASEKKAVMAASTKGQEESGQKAKEMASLPSESNESKRKLPVGAYVSSVHVDYESFEVGTGQVSVVYNSLDFEPEIFFALGSPIGMFLTIRGVDRIDENYRLPTCKGFFNIYHPLDPVAYRLEPMIVPDLDLKAVLIPHHKGRKRLHLELKDSLSRMGSDLKQGFISSLKSAWQTLNEFARAHTSSTQLQEELEKVAHQIKEEEEKQVVEAEKIVESPDFSKDEDYLGKVGMLNGGRRIDYVLQEKPIESFNEYLFALQSHLCYWESEDTALLLLKEIYRTMNISPEQPQH comes from the exons AGGATTccacagatgttggtgaggaggACAGCTTCCTTGGTCAGACTTCTGCTCACACATCTACCCCACAGACATTTAGTTACTTCTCTCAGGTATCAAGCAGTAGTGATCCTTTTGGGAATATTGGACAGTCACCGTTAACGACTGTGGCAACATCAGCTGGACATTCAGCATTCTCCAAGTCCCCAGCTGCTCTCCCTTTCACAACCGGATCCCAAGATGTGTTGAATGCATGTTCACCATCCATTTCGAAGGCTCAGTATGGTGCTCCACCTTCTTCACAGATGGGAATGAATACTTATCTGCCTTCTCAGCCGAGTAGTCTCCCTCCTTCCAATTTTGGGAGCCCACCGCAAGGAACACCCCAACAGGGACATAATCCGTATCGTCATACCCCTGTGAGCAGCCGGGCTAATCCTTATATTGCACCACCACAGCTGCAACAGTGCCATACACAAGGTCATCccacccatcctccaccccccgGACCCCCTGTTCAGATGTACCAGATGCCTGTAGGATCTCTGCCACCG ATTCCTCCTTCAGTGCCATCAGGGTTGAGCCCTCCAACGCAACAGCAGGCACTTGCTAGACCTGCAGGTCCCTCTGTGCACGCGCCACCTTTTCTACTTCAGAACCAGTACGAACCTGTTCAGCCCCATTGGTTTTACTGCAAGGAGGTAGAATACAAACAGCTATGGATGCCTTTCAGTGTGTTTGACTCTTTGAATCTTGAAGAAATCTATAATTCAG TCCAGCCAGATCCCGAGAGCGTCGTTCTAGGCACGGATGGAGGGCGCTATGATGTTTATCTCTATGATCGAGTAAGGAAGGCCGTGTACTGGGAGGAGGAGCCCGCTGAAGTGAGACGCTGTACTTGGTTTTACAAAGGGGACACAGACAGCAGATTTATTCCCTATACAGAGGAGTTCAGTGAAAAATTAGAG GCTGAATATAAAAAAGCAGTGACCACGAATCAGTGGCACCGTAGATTAGAATTCCCAAGTGGAGAAACAATCGTTATGCACAATCCAAAG GTTATTGTCCAGTTCCAGCCTTCATCGGTACCAGATGAATGGGGAACCACACAAGATGGACAGACAAGGCCCAGGGTTGTAAAGCGTGGGATTGATGATAACCTTGATGAGATTCCTGATG GGGAAATGCCTCGGGTTGATCATTTGGTGTTCATGGTACATGGGATTGGACCTGTGTGTGACTTGCGCTTTAGAAGCATTATTGAATGTG tgGATGATTTTAGGGTGGTTTCTCTGAAATTGCTGCAGACACATTTCAAGAAATCTTTAGACGATCGGAAAGTAAGCAGAGTGGAATTCCTTCCTGTTCATTGGCATAGTTCCTTGGGTGGGGATGCCACAGGTGTTGACAG gaatattaagaaaatcactttACCAAGTATTGGTCGGTTTCGTCACTTTACCAATGAAACCTtgctagatattttattttacaatagccCCACCTACTGTCAGACGATTGTGGAGAAAGTGAGAATGGAGATAAACCGCCTGCATGCACTATTTATGAGTCGGAATCCAGACTTCAAAGGAGGAGTCTCTGTTGCTGGTCACAGTTTAG gttctttaATATTGTTTGACATCCtgtctaatcaaaaagatttgaatttGTCAAAGTCTCCTGGACCTTTTGCTGTTGCTAATGGAGTTGTGAAGCAGCCACATTTTCAGGAAAAACAG atACCTGAAGAGCCAAAGTTGACTTTGGATGAGTCCTGTGACCTTGACATTGAAAATGAAGAAGTCTTAAGTTTGCAAGAAACTCTGGAAgcacttagcctctctgaatATGTTAgcatatttgaaaaggaaaagattgataTGGAATCTCTG cttaTGTGTACAGTTGATGACCTGAAGGAAATGGGCATACCTCTTGGACCCAGAAAGAAGATAGCTAACTTTGTAAAACAGAAAGCAGTTAAACTG GAACAGAAAAAAGCAGCATCAGAAAAGAAGGCAGTGATGGCGGCTTCGACAAAGGGACAAGAGGAGAGTGGCCAGAAGGCTAAAGAAATGGCTTCTCTTCCCTCAGAATCTAACGAGTCCAAAAGGAAACTTCCAGTTGGTGCTTATGTGTCTTCTGTGCATGTTGATTATGAATCTTTTGAAGTTGGCACTGGACAG gTTTCTGTTGTTTACAACTCATTAGACTTTGAACCAGAGATTTTCTTTGCCTTGGGATCTCCAATTGGTATGTTCCTCACTATTCGAGGAGTGGATAGGATAGATGAGAACTACAGGCTTCCTACGTGTAAAGGATTCTTCAATATTTATCATCCA CTTGATCCAGTGGCGTATAGATTAGAGCCTATGATTGTTCCAGATTTGGACCTGAAAGCAGTTCTCATTCCACAtcacaaaggcagaaaaagacttcatttag AGTTGAAAGACAGTCTCTCTCGTATGGGATCTGATTTGAAGCAGGGTTTTATTAGCTCCCTGAAAAGCGCTTGGCAGACATTAAACGAATTTGCCCGCGCTCACACCTCTTCAACTCAGCTGCAAGAAGAACTGGAAAAAGTGGCCCATCaaatcaaagaagaagaagaaaaacaagtagTTGAAG CAGAAAAGATTGTTGAAAGTCCAGATTTTTCCAAGGATGAGGACTACTTAGGAAAGGTTGGAATGCTAAACGGAGGCCGCCGAATTGACTACGTTCTTCAAGAAAAGCCAATAGAGAGTTTTAATGAATATCTTTTCGCTCTTCAGAGTCATTTGTGCTATTG GGAATCTGAAGATACTGCCCTGTTGTTACTTAAAGAAATTTATCGAACAATGAACATTAGTCCAGAACAGCCCCAGCATTGA
- the LOC144301016 gene encoding coiled-coil domain-containing protein 25 — protein sequence MVFYFTSSSVNSSAYTIYMGKDKYENEDLIKHGWPEDIWFHVDKLSSAHVYLRLHKGEKIEDIPKEVLMDCAHLVKANSIQGCKMNNVNVVYTPWANLKKTADMDVGQIGFNRQKDVKIVTVEKKVNEILNRLEKTKMERFPDLAAEKECRDREERNEKKAQIQEMKRREKEEMKKKREMDELRSYSSLMKVENMSSNQDGNDSDEFM from the coding sequence ATGGTGTTCTACTTCACCAGCAGCAGCGTTAACTCCTCAGCTTACACTATTTACATGGGAAAggataaatatgaaaatgaagatCTAATAAAGCATGGCTGGCCTGAAGATATTTGGTTTCATGTGGACAAACTCTCTTCGGCTCATGTATACCTTCGATTACATAAGGGGGAGAAGATAGAAGACATTCCAAAGGAAGTCCTGATGGACTGCGCCCATCTTGTGAAGGCGAATAGCATTCAAGGCTGCAAGATGAACAACgttaatgtggtatatacacCGTGGGCTAATCTGAAGAAAACAGCTGACATGGATGTGGGACAGATAGGCTTTAACAGGCAGAAGGATGTGAAAATTGTGACTGTGGAGAAGAAAGTGAATGAGATCCTGAACCGGTTGGAAAAGACCAAAATGGAGCGGTTCCCTGACCTAGCAGCAGAGAAGGAATGCAGAGACCGGGAAGAGAGGAATGAGAAAAAGGCCCAAATTCAGGagatgaaaaggagagaaaaggaagagatgaagaagaagcGAGAAATGGACGAACTAAGGAGCTATTCATCACTGATGAAAGTTGAGAACATGTCTTCAAATCAGGACGGCAATGACTCTGATGAATTCATGTGA